Genomic window (Streptomyces liliiviolaceus):
GCCGATCCGGGCGGCCTGCTCGACGACGCCCTCCTCCTCCATCACGTTCAGGGTCGCGACGGCGGCGGCGCAGGCGAGGGGGTGCCCGGAGTAGGTGAGCCCGCCGGGGTACGGGCGCCGGGCGAACGTCTCCGCGATCGCCCCGGAGATGGCGACCCCGCCGAGCGGCACGTACCCCGAGTTCACGCCCTTCGCGAAGGTCAGCAGGTCCGGTACGACCCCCGTGTGGTCGGCGGCGAACCACTCGCCCGTGCGTCCGAAGCCGGCCATGACCTCGTCCAGGACGAAGACGATGCCGTGTTCGTCGCAGAGCGCGCGGACGCCCTCCAGGTAGCCGGGCGGCGGGATCATGATTCCCGCGGTGCCCGGGATCGTCTCCAGGACGATCGCGGCGATGGTGGCCGGGCCCTCGAACGCGATGGTGTCGGCGAGGTGCTGGAGCGCGCGCTCGCACTCCTGCTGCTCGGTCTCGGCGTGGAAGGGGGAGCGGTAGAGGAAGGGCGCCCAGAAGCGCACGACCCCGGCCGTACCGCTGTCGCTCGGCCAGCGGCGCGGGTCGCCGGTGAGGTTGATCGCGGCGGCGGTGCCCCCGTGGTACGAGCGGTAGGCGCTCAGCACCTTCGGGCGGCCGGTGTGCAGCCTGGCCATCCGGGTGGCGTTCTCGACGGCCTCGGCCCCGCCGTTGGTGAAGAAGATCTTGTCCAGGTCGCCCGGCGTCCGCCGCGCGATCAGCCGTGCCGCCTCCGACCGGGCCTCGACGGCGAACGCGGGCGCGAAGGTGGTCAGCTTCCCGGCCTGCTCCTGGATCGCGGCGACGACCTTCGGGTGCTGGTAGCCGATGTTCGTGAAGACGAGTCCGCTGGTGAAGTCGAGATACCGCTTGCCGTCGTAGTCCCAGAAGTAGGACCCCTCCGCACCGGCGACGGCGAGCGGGTCGATGAGCTCCTGCGCTGACCAGGAGTGGAACACGTGCGCACGGTCCGCGGCCTTCACGGCGGCGCCGGCCTGGGGGTTGGGCTGAGGGGTCATGCGGCCGAGGGTAGAGGTCCGGGGCGCGGGCGCGACATCGGCGTCCTGTCTGCGGCACGACCGGGAAAGCGACAGGTTGTCGTGTGTGGGAAGGCCTCCGGGACCGCCTTTCCGGAATCATTGACAGCATGCTGTCGTAATGACAGCATGCTGACATATAGAGCGAGCCGGTGACCGTGCGACCGAGGAGAAAGCCATGACCCGCGACAGCGCCCCCGATCCCGCCCGCAAGCCCGTGTACCTCGCCGTCTACGACACGCTCGCCGACTGGGAGACCGGTCACACGACCGCGTATCTCGCCCGCGCCGGCTACGAGATCCGGACGGTCGGTCTGTCCGGCGACCCCGTGCGGTCCGTCGGCGGGCTGCGGATCCGGCCCGACGTGACGCTCGACGACGTACGCCCCGAGGACGCCGCGCTGCTGATCCTGCCGGGCGCCGACCTCTGGGACACGGGCGACGGACTCGTCCCCTTCGCCCGCCGGGCGCGGGAGTTCCTGGCGGCCGGCGTGCCCGTCGCCGCGATCTGCGGGGCCACCGCGGGACTCGCCCGCGAGGGCCTGCTCGACGACCGCGCGCACACCGCAGCCGTCTCCTTCTACCTGGCCGCCACCGGCTACCGGGGCGGCGACCGGTACGTGGACGCCGACGCCGTGACGGACCGCGGGCTCGTCACCGCCGGACCCACCGAGCCCGTCGCGTTCGCGCGGGAGGTGTTCGCCCTGCTCGGCGTGTACGAGCCAGAGGTGCTCGACGCCTGGTACCGGCTGTTCCACGACTCCGACGCGCAGGCGTACGAGGTCCTTGAGGCGGCCGGGCGGTGAGCGGAACGGACGGGGCGGGCGAGGCGGGCAGGGAGCGCCAGGACCTGTTCAGCCGGAGCGCGCTCGCGGTCTTCCGGCTGAACGGCCAGTACCTGGGCGTCGCCGAGGAACTGGCCGGGCCGGCCGGACTCACCGCCGCCCGGTGGCAGGTGCTCGGCGCCGTCCTGCGGGAGCCCCTGCCCGTCTCGGGGATCGCCCGCGCCATGGGCATCACCCGGCAGAGCGTGCAGCGGATCGCCGACCTGCTGGTGGAGCGGGGGCTCGCCGAGTACGTGCCCAACCCCGCCCACCGCCGCGCCAAACTGCTCCGGCCGACCGGCGAGGGCTTCGAGGCCGTCCGGAAGATCGGCCCCGGCCACGCGGCCTTCGCGGACCGGCTCACGGAAACCCTCGGCGAGAGGATCGGCGAGAAGTTCGGCGAGAGGATCGGCAAGGAGATCGGCGAGAGCATCGGGGAAGAGATCGGGGAGGAGGCACTGGCCGAGACCGTACGGGTGCTGGAACGGCTGATCGAGGCGATGGAGACGGCCTCGGAGGCCGGCGCCGGACCGGCCGCGGAACCCGTACTCCCCGTTACGGAACCGTAGACACCGCCCCTGCCGCCTCCCCGTTCCGCCGCACTATCCTCGGGCTGTCGCACATGTACGGGGGAGGGCGGCGTTTCGATGGAGAAGCTCGGACCTGCGGATCCGCACCGCATCGGTGCGTACCGGCTGCTGGCGCGACTGGGCGCGGGCGGTATGGGCCAGGTGTATCTGGCGCGCTCCGACCGCGGACGGACCGTCGCGGTCAAACTCGTCCGCCAGGAACTCGCCGAACAGGAGGAGTTCCGCGCACGCTTCCGTCAGGAGGTACGGGCGGCCCGGCGCGTGGGCGGCTACTGGACGGCGCCGGTGCTCGACGCGGACACCGAGGCGGCCGTCCCGTGGGTCGCCACCGGCTATGTGGCGGGACCCTCGCTCCAGGAGGTCGTCGGCCACGACCACGGCGCGCTGCCGGAACGTTCCGTACGGATCCTCGCGGCCGGCCTCGCGCACGCGCTGGGGGACATCCACGCGGCCGGACTGATCCACCGCGACCTCAAGCCGTCGAACGTCCTCGTCACGATCGACGGCCCGCGCGTCATCGACTTCGGTATCGCCCGCGCCCTGGAGACCGTCACCGACGGCGGCCTCACCCGCACCGGCGCACTCGTCGGCTCGCCCGGCTTCATGGCCCCCGAGCAGGTCCGCGGCGACCGGGTCACACCCGCGTGCGACGTCTTCTGCCTGGGCTCGGTCCTGTCGTACGCGGCCACGGGCGTCCTCCCCTTCGGCGCGGCCGACAGCGGGGCGCACGCCCTGATGTTCCGTATCGCCCAGGAGGAACCGGACCTGGAGGGGGTGCCGGAGGGCATCGCCGACCTCGTCCGCCAGTGCCTGCGCAAGGACCCCGCCTCCCGTCCGACGCTCGCCGACATCCTGGAGCGCACGGGAGCGGAGGACACCGTCGCGGACGGCCGCAGCCGCGACCCCTGGCTGCCGGGGATGCTGGTGGCACAACTGGGCCGCCATGCCGTGCGGTTGCTGGACTCGGAGGACCCGGACGTCTCGGCCCGCCCGGCGTCCGGGGCCGAGGAGGCGCCGGGTCCCGCACCCGCCGCGGATCCCGCACGCACCCCGGATCCCGCACCCGCCCAAGCGCCCGCGTCCGCCCCGTCCGCTGCCTCCGTACCCCCTTCCGTACCCCCTTCCGTACCTCCTTCCGTGCCCCCTCCCATGGCGTCCCCGGAGCACGCCCCCACTCCTGACGCCTCCTCCCTGCCCGCCCCGCAGCCGCCCGCGGGCGCCCCCGCCGATCACCTCCCGACGATGACCGCGGGCGGGCCCGCGACACCGCCGCCGGCCGCCCCACCGGCGCACACCCCGCCCCCGGGCCCCGTCCACCCGGCCTACGGCTATCCCCAGCAGCACCCCCAGCCCGCCGCGGGCTACGGCTACCCGCACCAGCAGCACCAGCAACAGCACCAGCAAGGCGCTTGGTCGACACCCCCGTACGGACCCACACCTCCGTACGGACCGACCCCTTCGTACGGTCCGGGCTTCGTGCCGCAGCCGGAACCGGAGTCGCCGCGCAGGAACGCCCGCTCCACCGCCGTGCTGATCGTGGTGGCGCTGGTCGTCGCGCTCGGCGCGGGCGCCTCCGTGTACGCGCTCATGAGGGGCGACGCGAACGGCCGGGCGGGCGGCGACCCCAGCGCCTCCCGGACCGAGGACGCGCCCACCACCCCCGGCCCGTCCAGCCAGAAGCCCTCGACGCAGCCGCCCAGCAGCGGGGAGGAGACACCGGCGGACGGCGCGATCCCCACCGGGTACCTCGGCACCTGGACCGCGTCCATCGACAACGCCACGGGCCGCAACACCCGTCAACTCACCATCCAGCAGGGCGAGGTGGGCGCCACGGTCCTCTCGCTCACGGCGGACGGACCGGCGGACGGCGGCACGTACCACTGTGTGTTCCGGGCGGCGCTCACCGCGGCCCCGAGCGACGGCGGTCCGCTGCGGATCGGCCCGTCCGAGGTCACCGTCGGCGAACCGGCCAGCTCCTGCTCGCCGGGCGCGGCAACGGAGCTGACCCTCCTGCCGGACGGCCGGCTGCGCCGCGTGAACGCGAGCAACGGCGACGCGCTGACGTACACGAAGCAGTAGTGGCGGGTGCACCCCTGAACAGCCGCTCCTGAACGGCAGCTCCTGAACGGCCGCCTCTGAACAGCTGCTGAACTTCAGCGGTCGTCACCGCGTTCCCGTCCGCCCCGCTCGTACAGTGTCCGCACCGTCGAACTCCGGGAGTGGTGGGGGCACCCAGTGGAGTGGCTCAGCGCAGAGAACGTGGTGGCCGTGGGCACGGCGGTCGTCGGCATCGTGGCCTCGGGCGTCATGGTCTGGTACGAGCGCCGGGTGCCGCGGCGGAAACGTATCGGCTACCGCGTACAGATGGACAACCCGATCGGGGACGATGTCCGCCTCGGCAGGGCCAGCGTCCGGCTCGGGCTCTTCGACGAGGCGCCCGGCATGGCGGACGCGACGCTCGTCCTCCTGCGCATCGAGAACGACGGCTCGCAGTCCATCGCCGACATGGACTACACGGGACGCGAACTCCACGGTCTGACCGCCGTGTTCACGGACCGTACGATCCGCGGGGTGTCGGTGACCCAGCCGCCCGAGACCGACCACCTGATGGACCACTTCACCCCGTCGAACGGCCTCGGTTACGACGGCAGCACCCTGCGCATCCCGCGCGTCCCGCTCAACCGTGGCGAGCACTTCAAGCTGCTCGTCCTGCTCTCCGGCGGTGACGTGGGCAGCGGGATACGGCTCATCGGCGGCATCCGAGACGGCGAGGTGCACCCCAACCGCGCCGCGCCGGTGGACGGGACGCCCGCGCTGTGGGCTGACCCGGGCCGCGCCTGCCCGGGCCCTTGCCTGAGATTGACGCGTACACAACCATTTCCCGCATGCGACCTGTGAGCCCAAGCAGAAGAACCGTTCTGGCCGCGACGGCGGCCGCCGGAGCCGCCACGGCGGGTACGGCGAAGGCGGCGACGGCGACGGCGGAGGAGCCGGGCGCGGGTGCCCACCCGCCGGCCACCGCCCAGCCCCCCGACCGCGAACTCCGCGCCCTGTTACGGGAGATCGACCCCGCCCGCATCGAGGCGACCGTCCGCACACTCGTCTCCTTCGGAACCAGGCACACGCTCTCCGCCCAGGACGACCCGGCGCGCGGGATCGGCGCGGCCCGCGACTGGATCCTGGCGCAGCTGCGTTCGTACGCCGCCACGTCCGGCGGCCGGATGACGGCCGAACTCCAGTCGTACGTCCAGGAACCCGCGCCCCGCATCCCCACGGCCACCCGTATCACCAACGTCCTGGCGACCCTGCGCGGCTCGGTCACCCCGGAGCGGGTGTACG
Coding sequences:
- a CDS encoding aspartate aminotransferase family protein — encoded protein: MTPQPNPQAGAAVKAADRAHVFHSWSAQELIDPLAVAGAEGSYFWDYDGKRYLDFTSGLVFTNIGYQHPKVVAAIQEQAGKLTTFAPAFAVEARSEAARLIARRTPGDLDKIFFTNGGAEAVENATRMARLHTGRPKVLSAYRSYHGGTAAAINLTGDPRRWPSDSGTAGVVRFWAPFLYRSPFHAETEQQECERALQHLADTIAFEGPATIAAIVLETIPGTAGIMIPPPGYLEGVRALCDEHGIVFVLDEVMAGFGRTGEWFAADHTGVVPDLLTFAKGVNSGYVPLGGVAISGAIAETFARRPYPGGLTYSGHPLACAAAVATLNVMEEEGVVEQAARIGERVLGPGLRELAQRHPSVGEVRGTGVFWALELVRNQETREPLVPYNPQGEANAPMAAFGAAAKAHGLWPFVNMNRTHVVPPCNITEAEAKEGLAALDEALSVADEHTAR
- a CDS encoding DJ-1/PfpI family protein, with the translated sequence MTRDSAPDPARKPVYLAVYDTLADWETGHTTAYLARAGYEIRTVGLSGDPVRSVGGLRIRPDVTLDDVRPEDAALLILPGADLWDTGDGLVPFARRAREFLAAGVPVAAICGATAGLAREGLLDDRAHTAAVSFYLAATGYRGGDRYVDADAVTDRGLVTAGPTEPVAFAREVFALLGVYEPEVLDAWYRLFHDSDAQAYEVLEAAGR
- a CDS encoding MarR family winged helix-turn-helix transcriptional regulator; the protein is MSGTDGAGEAGRERQDLFSRSALAVFRLNGQYLGVAEELAGPAGLTAARWQVLGAVLREPLPVSGIARAMGITRQSVQRIADLLVERGLAEYVPNPAHRRAKLLRPTGEGFEAVRKIGPGHAAFADRLTETLGERIGEKFGERIGKEIGESIGEEIGEEALAETVRVLERLIEAMETASEAGAGPAAEPVLPVTEP
- a CDS encoding serine/threonine-protein kinase, with the translated sequence MEKLGPADPHRIGAYRLLARLGAGGMGQVYLARSDRGRTVAVKLVRQELAEQEEFRARFRQEVRAARRVGGYWTAPVLDADTEAAVPWVATGYVAGPSLQEVVGHDHGALPERSVRILAAGLAHALGDIHAAGLIHRDLKPSNVLVTIDGPRVIDFGIARALETVTDGGLTRTGALVGSPGFMAPEQVRGDRVTPACDVFCLGSVLSYAATGVLPFGAADSGAHALMFRIAQEEPDLEGVPEGIADLVRQCLRKDPASRPTLADILERTGAEDTVADGRSRDPWLPGMLVAQLGRHAVRLLDSEDPDVSARPASGAEEAPGPAPAADPARTPDPAPAQAPASAPSAASVPPSVPPSVPPSVPPPMASPEHAPTPDASSLPAPQPPAGAPADHLPTMTAGGPATPPPAAPPAHTPPPGPVHPAYGYPQQHPQPAAGYGYPHQQHQQQHQQGAWSTPPYGPTPPYGPTPSYGPGFVPQPEPESPRRNARSTAVLIVVALVVALGAGASVYALMRGDANGRAGGDPSASRTEDAPTTPGPSSQKPSTQPPSSGEETPADGAIPTGYLGTWTASIDNATGRNTRQLTIQQGEVGATVLSLTADGPADGGTYHCVFRAALTAAPSDGGPLRIGPSEVTVGEPASSCSPGAATELTLLPDGRLRRVNASNGDALTYTKQ